The following proteins are co-located in the Burkholderiaceae bacterium DAT-1 genome:
- a CDS encoding ABC transporter ATP-binding protein/permease — MTIETAASRVPLPDIWQARVLPRLERHETVVAWLTLDVDAALQYCQRLLILTNNRLIHLDDQENTQEWRLTRDQSLSHADHAGVGTIELVTSEARIAFWRHTLAQNVAALRLIKCFDRIIGELRTGIAAEPEDERVCSACHNDIPDDADECPICTSEITVPPSTWTLLRLWRFTKPYGWMLYSGFALMLMSTALTLVTPYLSKPLMDDVLIPFQNGQHIESSKVIWLLAGMLGAAFGAWVFGWAKTYVLSLLSERVAADMRTTTFEHLMQQSLEYFGSKRTGDLIARIGSDSDRIAVFLSLHLLDFVTDVLMLIMTAILLFSTNASLALVTLLPLPFIAWLIHLVRDRLRTGFEKIDRAWGEVTNVLADTIPGIRVVKAFAQEAREARRFRDANRHNLSINDQLNKTWSLFSPTVSLLTDSGLLVVWGFGIWLIAHGNITVGTLTLFIGYISKFYGRLDSMSRIVSVTQKAASGAKRIFDILDHVSNVPEPANPVHLPAVTGAMSIKDIGFRYGNRTVIRNLSLDIKPGEMIGLVGHSGSGKSTMVNLICRFYDVSEGSIRIDGVDIRQLALQDYRRNIGLVLQEPFLFFGTIAENIAYGRPDATREEIIAAARAAHAHEFILRLPQGYDSLVGERGQGLSGGERQRISIARALLIDPRILILDEATSSVDTETEKEIQKALDNLVKGRTTIAIAHRLSTLRQADRLVVMDRGRIVEVGPHDELIAKQGAYYRLYEAQARNVDTEQEIPALSANGPHGKE, encoded by the coding sequence ATGACGATTGAAACTGCTGCCTCTCGCGTACCGTTGCCCGATATCTGGCAAGCCCGAGTCCTGCCCCGATTGGAACGCCATGAAACCGTCGTTGCATGGTTGACTCTTGATGTAGACGCTGCGCTGCAATACTGCCAGCGCCTCTTGATCCTGACCAACAATCGCTTGATCCATCTGGATGACCAAGAAAATACTCAGGAATGGCGTCTGACACGTGATCAAAGCCTGAGTCATGCCGATCACGCAGGAGTCGGCACGATCGAACTTGTTACGTCAGAAGCACGAATCGCCTTCTGGCGCCACACGCTCGCGCAAAATGTTGCGGCACTGCGACTGATCAAGTGCTTTGACCGGATCATTGGTGAATTGCGTACCGGCATTGCAGCTGAACCCGAGGACGAACGGGTATGCAGCGCGTGCCACAATGATATCCCGGACGATGCAGACGAATGCCCGATCTGCACCTCGGAAATCACCGTCCCGCCTTCTACATGGACCCTGCTGCGTCTGTGGCGCTTTACCAAGCCGTATGGCTGGATGCTGTATAGCGGCTTCGCGCTCATGCTGATGTCGACGGCGCTGACACTGGTCACGCCTTACCTGAGCAAGCCGCTGATGGACGATGTGCTGATTCCGTTCCAGAACGGCCAGCATATTGAGTCCTCCAAGGTCATCTGGCTGCTGGCCGGCATGCTGGGCGCAGCATTTGGTGCCTGGGTATTCGGCTGGGCCAAAACCTATGTCCTGTCACTGCTGAGCGAACGCGTGGCTGCCGACATGCGCACCACCACCTTCGAACATCTGATGCAGCAGTCGCTCGAATACTTTGGCAGCAAGCGTACCGGCGACCTGATTGCACGGATCGGCTCGGATTCCGACCGGATCGCCGTGTTCCTGTCCCTGCATTTGCTCGACTTTGTCACCGATGTGCTGATGCTGATCATGACGGCCATTCTGCTGTTCTCGACCAATGCCAGCCTTGCCTTGGTGACCTTGCTGCCTTTGCCGTTCATTGCCTGGCTGATCCATCTGGTACGCGACCGCCTGCGCACGGGCTTTGAAAAGATTGACCGTGCCTGGGGTGAAGTGACCAACGTGCTGGCCGACACCATTCCCGGCATTCGCGTAGTAAAAGCCTTTGCGCAGGAAGCCCGCGAAGCACGTCGTTTCCGCGATGCCAATCGTCACAATCTGTCGATTAACGACCAGCTCAACAAAACCTGGTCGCTGTTTTCGCCAACAGTGTCACTGCTGACCGATTCCGGCTTGCTGGTCGTGTGGGGGTTCGGTATCTGGCTGATTGCACACGGCAATATCACCGTGGGTACGCTCACCTTGTTCATTGGCTACATCAGCAAGTTTTACGGTCGACTCGATTCGATGAGCCGCATCGTGTCCGTCACGCAAAAGGCTGCATCCGGCGCCAAGCGCATCTTCGACATTCTCGATCATGTCTCGAACGTACCAGAGCCTGCCAATCCAGTTCATCTGCCAGCTGTCACGGGCGCCATGAGCATCAAGGATATCGGCTTCCGCTACGGCAATCGCACCGTGATCCGCAATCTCAGCCTGGACATCAAGCCCGGCGAAATGATTGGTCTGGTGGGTCATTCCGGCTCAGGCAAGAGCACCATGGTGAATCTGATCTGCCGCTTTTACGATGTGAGCGAAGGGTCGATCCGCATCGACGGCGTCGATATCCGTCAGCTGGCTCTGCAGGACTACCGTCGCAATATTGGTCTGGTACTGCAGGAACCCTTCCTGTTCTTTGGCACCATTGCCGAAAACATCGCCTATGGCCGCCCGGATGCTACCCGCGAGGAAATCATCGCCGCCGCCCGTGCCGCACATGCTCATGAATTTATCCTGCGTCTGCCGCAAGGCTATGACTCACTGGTAGGCGAACGCGGTCAGGGCCTGTCTGGGGGCGAGCGCCAGCGTATTTCCATTGCCCGCGCCCTGCTGATTGATCCACGCATTCTGATTCTCGACGAAGCCACCTCATCGGTAGATACCGAAACCGAGAAGGAAATCCAGAAGGCGCTGGATAATCTGGTCAAGGGTCGCACCACAATTGCCATCGCCCATCGTCTATCAACCCTGCGTCAGGCCGATCGACTCGTGGTCATGGATCGCGGCCGCATCGTCGAAGTCGGCCCGCACGACGAACTCATAGCCAAGCAAGGTGCGTACTACCGCCTCTATGAGGCACAGGCGCGCAACGTCGATACCGAGCAGGAAATCCCTGCACTGTCTGCCAATGGCCCGCACGGTAAGGAATAA
- a CDS encoding DUF1854 domain-containing protein has product MSGITFTLSRNAFGKLCFTGEDGQITEGVHPVRAFPIAAPDEGVSIVAPDGHELAWIDRLTDAPASVQTLVREELAQREFMPELEHLYEVSTFATPSIWRIRTNRGDTTLVLNGEEDIHRVRGGTLIIVDHHGIQFLIRDLFSLDQHSKRLLDRFL; this is encoded by the coding sequence ATGTCTGGCATCACGTTTACTTTGTCGCGCAACGCATTTGGCAAACTGTGTTTTACCGGTGAGGACGGTCAAATCACCGAAGGCGTACACCCTGTTCGCGCATTTCCGATCGCGGCACCCGATGAGGGTGTCTCCATCGTCGCGCCGGATGGCCATGAGCTAGCCTGGATTGACCGACTGACCGATGCGCCGGCATCCGTTCAAACACTCGTCCGCGAAGAGCTTGCGCAGCGCGAGTTCATGCCCGAGCTGGAACATCTGTATGAGGTATCCACTTTTGCCACGCCAAGTATCTGGCGTATCCGCACCAATCGTGGCGACACCACTCTGGTACTCAATGGCGAAGAGGACATCCATCGCGTACGCGGAGGCACATTGATTATCGTGGATCACCACGGTATTCAATTCCTGATCCGTGATCTTTTCTCGCTTGATCAGCACAGCAAACGTCTACTCGACCGCTTCCTGTAA
- a CDS encoding tRNA-dihydrouridine synthase, with translation MRIALAPMEGLVDAPLRHVLTSMGGIDWCVTEFVRVTSSLLPAKVFHRYAPEAHTDWKTASGVPLRLQLLGSDPQCLAENAARAAELGAPVIDLNFGCPAKGVNQHRGGAVLLKEPDLLYEIVRSVRAAVPAHIPVTSKMRLGYEDTSLALDCARALDTGGSAEIVVHARTKVDGYKPPAHWYWIAHIREVVKSAHVIANGEIWTVEDFQACQKESGCEDVMLGRGLVASPDLALRAKLAAQGHLQGAMPWPALLPWLVVFHDEALKLQSVEGATGRVKQWLGYMRQQYAEAGALFREIRAIRELPRDLLNQWSEAQPH, from the coding sequence ATGCGCATTGCGCTTGCACCGATGGAAGGGCTGGTGGATGCCCCATTGCGCCATGTGCTGACCTCGATGGGCGGTATCGACTGGTGTGTCACCGAGTTCGTGCGTGTGACCTCGTCGCTCCTGCCTGCCAAGGTATTCCATCGCTATGCACCGGAAGCCCATACGGACTGGAAGACGGCGTCAGGCGTACCCCTGCGGCTGCAGTTGCTCGGATCTGATCCTCAATGTCTAGCTGAGAACGCCGCGCGTGCAGCCGAACTGGGCGCGCCGGTGATTGATCTCAATTTTGGCTGTCCCGCCAAAGGCGTCAATCAGCATCGTGGTGGTGCAGTCTTGCTGAAAGAGCCTGATCTGTTATACGAAATCGTCCGCAGTGTACGTGCGGCTGTGCCCGCCCATATTCCGGTCACCAGCAAGATGCGGCTCGGCTATGAAGATACCTCGCTGGCGCTGGACTGTGCGCGCGCACTGGATACCGGCGGCTCGGCAGAGATTGTCGTACACGCCCGCACCAAGGTAGATGGCTACAAACCGCCTGCGCACTGGTACTGGATTGCGCACATCCGTGAAGTGGTGAAATCAGCGCATGTGATTGCCAATGGCGAAATCTGGACGGTTGAAGATTTTCAGGCCTGCCAGAAAGAGAGTGGCTGCGAAGACGTGATGCTGGGGCGCGGATTGGTTGCCAGTCCGGATCTTGCTTTGCGCGCCAAATTGGCGGCACAAGGTCATTTGCAGGGCGCGATGCCCTGGCCGGCCCTTCTGCCCTGGCTGGTGGTGTTTCACGACGAAGCGCTCAAGCTGCAGTCGGTCGAAGGTGCAACAGGGCGGGTGAAGCAATGGCTGGGCTATATGCGCCAGCAATATGCCGAGGCAGGCGCACTCTTTCGGGAAATTCGTGCGATTCGCGAATTACCGCGAGATCTCCTGAATCAATGGTCGGAGGCGCAGCCTCACTGA
- the queF gene encoding NADPH-dependent 7-cyano-7-deazaguanine reductase QueF (Catalyzes the NADPH-dependent reduction of 7-cyano-7-deazaguanine (preQ0) to 7-aminomethyl-7-deazaguanine (preQ1) in queuosine biosynthesis), with translation MQPEHSPLGKTSTYVTEYDPALLFPIPRKVKRDEIGVPSVPPFFGSDFWNGYELSWLNLRGKPVVAIAAFVVPADTPNIIESKSFKLYLNSFNQTRITSIEELQTRLETDLSAAAGGRVGVHLYPVESFAQQRLQELEGYCIDNLDIEVDHYQLDPAILRLTGDEDEIEETLVSHLLKSNCLVTGQPDWASVQIRYRGRAIDRESLLRYLISFRQHNEFHEQCVERIFMDLQRYCDPRALSVYARYTRRGGLDINPFRTNFTGPAPQNIRSARQ, from the coding sequence ATGCAACCGGAACATTCACCACTCGGAAAAACAAGCACTTACGTAACGGAGTATGATCCGGCGCTGTTATTTCCCATTCCGCGCAAGGTCAAGCGCGACGAAATCGGCGTGCCGTCCGTCCCGCCCTTCTTCGGCTCGGACTTCTGGAATGGATATGAGCTATCATGGCTGAATTTGCGCGGCAAACCCGTGGTGGCGATTGCTGCCTTCGTGGTGCCCGCAGACACCCCGAATATCATCGAATCCAAATCGTTCAAACTCTACCTGAACAGTTTCAATCAGACCCGTATCACTTCTATCGAAGAACTGCAGACCCGTCTGGAAACCGACCTGTCAGCCGCGGCGGGTGGGCGAGTAGGTGTACATCTGTATCCGGTTGAGTCTTTCGCTCAGCAGCGTTTGCAGGAACTTGAAGGCTATTGCATCGACAATCTAGATATCGAGGTCGACCACTATCAGCTTGATCCGGCTATCCTGCGCCTGACCGGGGATGAGGATGAGATCGAGGAAACGCTCGTGTCGCATCTGCTGAAATCCAATTGTCTGGTCACCGGCCAGCCCGACTGGGCCTCGGTGCAGATCCGCTATCGTGGGCGCGCCATTGATCGTGAATCGCTCCTGCGATACCTGATCTCATTCCGGCAGCACAATGAGTTTCATGAACAATGTGTCGAGCGCATTTTTATGGATCTGCAGCGTTACTGCGACCCGCGTGCACTGTCGGTATATGCGCGATATACGCGTCGGGGTGGTCTGGATATCAATCCCTTCCGCACCAATTTCACCGGCCCTGCACCGCAGAATATTCGCAGCGCACGCCAGTAA
- a CDS encoding DUF861 domain-containing protein, protein MPKLVFLPQPSLPGVIDRPREDRRVQGNPERTTFNHYDSPDKMVSAGIWQCQPGKWRIQFAADKEEFFAVLAGRVRVADAQDQGHEVGPGEALVIPAGFTGSFEVIEAVRKYYVIVDRSARVAS, encoded by the coding sequence ATGCCCAAGCTTGTCTTTTTACCGCAGCCCAGTCTCCCCGGCGTGATCGATCGTCCGCGCGAAGATCGCCGCGTGCAGGGCAATCCCGAGCGCACAACCTTCAATCACTACGACAGCCCGGACAAGATGGTCAGCGCCGGTATCTGGCAATGCCAGCCCGGTAAATGGCGCATTCAGTTTGCTGCCGACAAGGAAGAGTTTTTCGCCGTGCTGGCGGGACGTGTACGGGTTGCCGACGCACAGGATCAGGGACACGAGGTCGGTCCCGGCGAGGCACTGGTGATTCCGGCCGGCTTCACGGGCAGCTTCGAGGTGATCGAAGCCGTCCGTAAATACTATGTGATCGTGGATCGCTCGGCGCGTGTTGCCAGCTGA
- a CDS encoding uracil-DNA glycosylase: MNRLGLIMEELDLLPMWVRRDVLDEWESVEQAEHAALVASHPAREALTSMHTPMAPHAMPEAPKHSHHLKDTLSVMQPASAPQAIEVVARKVVDAQIATMDWSALEAAVRECTACDLCKTRTQTVFAAGVATADWMVVGEAPGADEDRLGEPFVGRAGKLLDAMLASVGHSRADNVCIANVLKCRPPRNRNPEPDEMARCQGYLLRQIELVKPKIIFAVGRFAVQTLLGSEASIASLRGRVHQYKSIPVIVSYHPAYLLRNPTDKIKAWEDLLLAKKTLAAALPAGG, encoded by the coding sequence ATGAATCGTCTCGGCTTGATCATGGAAGAGCTAGACCTCCTGCCGATGTGGGTGCGCCGTGACGTCCTCGACGAGTGGGAGTCCGTCGAGCAAGCTGAGCATGCGGCGCTAGTGGCATCCCATCCGGCGCGCGAAGCATTGACCAGCATGCACACGCCGATGGCACCTCATGCCATGCCGGAAGCACCGAAACATTCGCATCATCTGAAAGATACGCTGTCGGTTATGCAGCCTGCTTCAGCGCCACAGGCGATCGAAGTGGTCGCCCGCAAGGTGGTGGATGCGCAAATTGCCACGATGGATTGGTCTGCACTGGAAGCGGCTGTGCGTGAGTGTACTGCTTGCGATCTGTGCAAGACCCGCACGCAGACCGTGTTCGCGGCAGGTGTTGCCACTGCAGACTGGATGGTGGTGGGCGAAGCACCGGGGGCTGATGAGGACAGGCTGGGCGAACCATTTGTAGGACGCGCAGGCAAGTTGCTGGATGCGATGCTGGCTAGCGTCGGTCACAGCCGTGCAGATAATGTGTGCATCGCCAATGTGCTGAAATGCCGCCCGCCGCGAAATCGCAACCCCGAACCGGATGAAATGGCGCGCTGTCAGGGCTATTTGCTGCGCCAGATCGAACTGGTGAAGCCGAAGATCATCTTTGCAGTGGGCCGCTTTGCGGTACAGACCTTGCTCGGGTCAGAGGCCAGCATAGCCAGTTTGCGCGGTCGCGTGCATCAATACAAATCGATTCCGGTGATCGTCAGCTATCACCCGGCCTATCTGCTGCGTAATCCCACCGACAAGATCAAGGCGTGGGAAGACTTGCTGCTGGCGAAGAAGACGCTGGCAGCAGCGCTGCCAGCAGGCGGATAA
- the rimI gene encoding ribosomal protein S18-alanine N-acetyltransferase, translated as MIIRAMTPADVPAVATIEAALQYHPWNAAQFLESLQSQHPSWVVDVNGEICGFAVAMQVLDEATLLEVGIAPAHQGKGWGKLLVQEVIDAASESGMAVMHLEVRIANKVARQLYKRLGFQEVGKRRGYYRAPITEATPDGREDAILMALTLDEGAR; from the coding sequence ATGATCATTCGCGCCATGACCCCGGCAGATGTACCTGCCGTTGCTACGATCGAAGCGGCCTTGCAATACCACCCCTGGAATGCAGCACAGTTTCTTGAATCGCTGCAAAGCCAGCATCCATCCTGGGTAGTGGACGTGAATGGCGAAATCTGCGGATTTGCCGTAGCGATGCAGGTACTGGACGAAGCCACCTTGCTGGAAGTCGGGATCGCACCTGCGCATCAAGGCAAGGGCTGGGGAAAGCTGCTGGTCCAAGAAGTGATTGATGCTGCGAGTGAGTCGGGGATGGCGGTGATGCATCTGGAAGTGCGTATCGCCAATAAGGTTGCGCGACAACTGTACAAGCGATTGGGCTTTCAGGAAGTGGGCAAGCGTCGCGGCTATTATCGTGCGCCAATCACCGAGGCGACGCCCGATGGCCGCGAAGACGCCATTCTGATGGCGCTGACGCTGGATGAAGGGGCGCGCTGA
- the tsaB gene encoding tRNA (adenosine(37)-N6)-threonylcarbamoyltransferase complex dimerization subunit type 1 TsaB, translating into MNLLAIDTSTEFLSIALEAKGQLHVHEVLAGQLHAELTLPTVQTLCANAGIPLAAIDGIAFSVGPGSFTGLRIGCGIVQGLAFGLGKPVVGVNSLASMAASVEGERILAVNDARMGELYLAGFVREGDVLKEVLHTCVVKPDALPDLPPGNWVGAGSGFKVQGEALANRYGATLIQTLPDVFPNARGLLALARPVFAAGQAYAPEKLELLYIRNKVALTATEQAALRKAG; encoded by the coding sequence ATGAATCTGCTGGCAATTGATACTTCTACCGAATTTCTATCTATCGCGCTTGAAGCGAAGGGGCAACTGCATGTGCATGAAGTCCTGGCCGGACAGCTGCATGCCGAGCTGACGCTACCCACCGTTCAGACCCTGTGTGCAAACGCTGGTATCCCGCTGGCCGCGATTGATGGCATTGCATTCTCGGTCGGGCCGGGATCGTTTACCGGCTTGCGAATCGGCTGCGGTATCGTGCAAGGGCTGGCCTTTGGACTTGGCAAGCCGGTTGTCGGTGTGAATTCACTGGCCTCCATGGCAGCCTCCGTCGAGGGTGAGCGCATTTTGGCCGTCAATGATGCGCGGATGGGTGAGCTGTATCTTGCCGGATTTGTCCGGGAAGGGGATGTGCTGAAAGAGGTGCTACACACGTGCGTGGTGAAACCTGATGCACTGCCTGATCTGCCTCCGGGTAACTGGGTCGGTGCGGGTAGTGGCTTCAAGGTGCAAGGTGAGGCGCTGGCGAATCGCTACGGCGCCACGCTGATCCAGACCTTGCCGGATGTTTTCCCCAATGCGCGCGGATTGCTGGCGCTGGCTAGACCCGTGTTTGCCGCTGGCCAAGCGTATGCGCCAGAGAAGCTCGAACTGCTCTATATCCGCAACAAGGTCGCGTTGACCGCTACTGAACAAGCTGCACTCAGGAAAGCCGGATGA
- a CDS encoding pirin family protein, whose amino-acid sequence MMSRNRTLEGLVRGMPTSDGAGVKLTRVLTQNLQRRLDPFLMLDYFHSDDPNDYIAGFPEHPHRGFETVTYMLAGRMRHRDSAGNEGLLGPGGVQWMTAGKGIQHSEMPEQEAGLMQGFQLWLNLPGKNKLAQPDYQDIQGNAIPETHPADGVKVRVIAGEAFGVTGAKTRPDTEPLFLDAHLQAGKSITLEVPESHNAFLYVWKGEVKVAGNSIPTAHMGVLHNDGDSVTIEAVGDVGILLIAGKPLNEPIVQWGPFVMNTRAEIETAIEDYRNGRIAVA is encoded by the coding sequence ATGATGTCCCGTAACCGCACACTCGAAGGTCTCGTACGTGGTATGCCTACTAGCGATGGGGCAGGCGTCAAGCTAACACGTGTTCTCACACAGAACCTGCAGCGCAGGCTCGATCCCTTCCTGATGCTGGATTATTTTCATTCGGATGATCCGAACGACTATATTGCAGGATTCCCGGAACACCCGCATCGTGGCTTTGAAACTGTCACCTATATGCTGGCCGGACGCATGCGCCATCGCGACAGCGCCGGTAACGAAGGTCTGCTAGGGCCGGGCGGCGTGCAATGGATGACCGCAGGCAAGGGCATTCAGCACTCAGAAATGCCTGAGCAGGAAGCCGGACTGATGCAGGGTTTTCAACTGTGGCTGAATCTGCCTGGCAAGAACAAGCTGGCCCAGCCCGATTATCAGGATATTCAGGGTAATGCGATTCCGGAAACCCATCCCGCAGATGGCGTCAAAGTACGGGTGATTGCCGGTGAAGCCTTTGGCGTAACGGGCGCCAAGACGCGCCCGGACACCGAGCCGCTGTTCCTGGACGCTCATCTGCAGGCAGGCAAATCCATTACGCTGGAAGTACCCGAATCGCACAACGCCTTCCTGTACGTCTGGAAAGGTGAGGTTAAGGTTGCGGGCAACAGCATCCCGACTGCACACATGGGCGTACTGCATAATGATGGCGATTCGGTCACCATCGAAGCGGTGGGCGATGTTGGCATCCTACTGATTGCCGGTAAGCCGCTGAACGAGCCCATCGTGCAATGGGGCCCGTTTGTGATGAACACCCGCGCCGAAATCGAAACGGCGATTGAAGACTATCGCAACGGGCGGATTGCCGTCGCCTGA
- a CDS encoding LysR family transcriptional regulator, translating into MAKGVRFDLVDVRLFVEVAEMGSLSAAAAAFPLALSAASARIRQLEDRMGVQLFERTHSGVHLTSAGTLFLEHARGILRAARDAQHAMESLSSEQPRVLTIYSNTTGSSGLLPNLVGRYVRENPDIRVHMRESISRKIIEGVRDGSIDVGLIDGDYAAPDLFLMPCYRDHLVLLLPPDHPLLNDERVCLKRICEHAFVTLESGMGFRRYLDRVTQLAGVKLDVRADASSFNAMVQLVAGGVGVAVVPRTVADDYALALGLKTRNIDEPWAVRQLVACVRAGELPVHVRSLMKLIAGLDQATAIRPLR; encoded by the coding sequence ATGGCGAAGGGTGTGCGATTTGATCTGGTCGACGTGAGGCTGTTTGTCGAGGTGGCCGAAATGGGGTCCTTGTCTGCTGCTGCGGCCGCCTTTCCGCTGGCGTTATCGGCTGCGAGTGCGCGAATTCGCCAATTGGAAGACCGAATGGGTGTGCAGCTGTTCGAGCGCACGCACAGCGGTGTGCATCTGACATCGGCCGGGACATTGTTTCTCGAACATGCACGCGGCATCTTGCGCGCAGCCAGAGACGCGCAGCATGCAATGGAGTCCTTATCCAGCGAACAGCCCCGCGTTTTGACGATTTATAGCAATACCACCGGCAGCAGCGGCTTGCTGCCGAATTTGGTTGGCCGCTATGTGCGGGAAAACCCGGATATTCGTGTGCATATGCGCGAATCCATCAGCCGGAAAATCATCGAAGGTGTGCGCGACGGCAGTATTGATGTCGGCTTGATTGATGGGGATTATGCCGCCCCGGATCTATTCCTGATGCCGTGCTATCGGGATCATCTGGTGTTGCTGCTGCCGCCCGATCATCCATTGCTAAACGACGAGCGCGTGTGTTTGAAGCGCATATGCGAGCATGCGTTTGTTACGCTGGAGTCGGGGATGGGCTTTCGCCGCTATCTAGATCGGGTCACGCAGCTAGCCGGCGTCAAGCTGGATGTGCGTGCGGATGCCTCCAGCTTCAACGCCATGGTGCAACTGGTGGCCGGCGGGGTGGGGGTGGCGGTGGTGCCGCGCACGGTGGCGGACGATTACGCGCTGGCGCTCGGCCTTAAAACCCGCAATATTGACGAGCCTTGGGCGGTGCGCCAGCTGGTTGCCTGTGTACGGGCGGGGGAGTTGCCCGTACACGTGCGCTCATTGATGAAGCTGATTGCCGGACTGGATCAGGCGACGGCAATCCGCCCGTTGCGATAG
- a CDS encoding DMT family transporter, whose amino-acid sequence MSTSTVFAKSEGHWFEDGRILAMLSAAGFSLKSIFIKLAYAGGQVDAISLLAIRMSISLPAFIWLARAGTRTNPLTRREWLALALLGLFGYYLSSLFDFMGLLYISAGLERLILFTYPSLVVLMEAVLHRKPVGRHTLFALVVIYCGLIAAFWHDLHQSKDTAAVITGSLWVLASSVTFSIYYLGTGRFVKQIGSTRLAGFAGAFASGYVLAHYFSQRTPTDLLAVPVNVWGWGLTLAIVSTVLPIWLAAKAVSKLGAGYTATIGTLGPGMTIVLGWIILNEPFSLLQLLGMSLVIGGVVWMGKKK is encoded by the coding sequence ATGAGCACCAGCACAGTCTTCGCAAAATCAGAAGGACACTGGTTCGAAGATGGCCGCATATTGGCCATGCTGTCGGCAGCTGGCTTTTCGCTGAAATCCATTTTCATCAAGCTGGCCTACGCAGGCGGACAGGTCGATGCCATTTCGCTACTCGCCATCCGCATGTCCATCTCCCTGCCCGCCTTTATCTGGCTGGCGCGGGCGGGTACCCGAACCAATCCACTGACGCGCCGCGAATGGCTTGCACTCGCCCTGCTGGGCTTGTTCGGCTATTACCTGTCCAGTCTCTTCGATTTCATGGGGCTGCTGTATATCTCGGCCGGGCTGGAACGCCTGATCCTGTTTACCTATCCCTCGCTGGTGGTGCTGATGGAAGCGGTTTTGCATCGCAAACCCGTTGGCCGACATACCCTGTTTGCGCTGGTGGTCATTTATTGCGGACTGATCGCCGCCTTCTGGCACGATCTGCATCAAAGCAAAGATACGGCTGCCGTCATCACGGGTTCACTGTGGGTGCTCGCGTCCAGCGTCACCTTCTCGATTTATTATCTGGGCACCGGCCGCTTTGTAAAACAGATTGGCTCAACCCGTCTGGCCGGATTCGCGGGGGCATTTGCATCAGGCTACGTGCTCGCGCACTACTTCAGCCAGCGCACACCTACCGACCTGCTGGCCGTACCGGTCAATGTCTGGGGCTGGGGACTGACGCTGGCGATTGTCTCAACGGTGCTGCCGATCTGGCTGGCCGCCAAGGCCGTATCCAAACTCGGCGCGGGTTATACCGCCACCATCGGTACCCTCGGGCCGGGCATGACGATTGTGCTGGGCTGGATCATTCTCAACGAGCCCTTCTCGCTCCTGCAGCTGCTTGGCATGTCGCTGGTGATTGGCGGCGTGGTGTGGATGGGCAAAAAGAAGTAA
- a CDS encoding class I SAM-dependent methyltransferase gives MTTTQPTPPGVHYDTRHVSAYDSKIRGLIPGYDVLHELSAQVLATQLPAYAHVLVAGCGTGEELLRYRGVSPAWRLSGFDPAGAMISVARERVATLSGESPVELFHGDIDAVPEMQADAATALLVSHFIADNGPRAHFWQGLAQRVRPGGCVLMSELMGQRDDADFQLQMQVWRKQQDAVSDRPDRVEQDFARLADSVYPLSEGRWYALMESVGLRPRLCFWRSLALQGWLLERI, from the coding sequence ATGACCACCACCCAACCCACTCCGCCCGGCGTCCATTACGACACACGCCATGTCTCTGCCTACGACAGCAAAATCCGTGGGCTGATTCCGGGTTACGACGTATTGCACGAACTTTCGGCGCAGGTGCTGGCAACGCAATTGCCTGCGTATGCACATGTGCTGGTAGCAGGGTGCGGGACGGGTGAGGAGTTGCTGCGCTATCGTGGCGTGTCGCCTGCGTGGCGATTGTCGGGGTTTGATCCTGCGGGGGCGATGATCAGCGTGGCGCGGGAACGTGTAGCAACACTGTCGGGCGAATCGCCAGTGGAGCTGTTTCACGGCGATATCGATGCCGTGCCCGAGATGCAGGCAGATGCGGCAACGGCGCTGCTGGTCAGCCATTTTATTGCCGACAATGGCCCGAGGGCGCATTTCTGGCAGGGCTTGGCTCAGCGTGTACGGCCCGGTGGGTGTGTGCTGATGTCAGAATTGATGGGGCAGCGTGATGACGCTGACTTCCAGTTGCAGATGCAAGTCTGGCGTAAGCAGCAGGATGCTGTGTCAGATCGGCCGGATCGCGTGGAACAGGACTTTGCGCGGCTGGCCGACTCGGTGTATCCCCTGTCGGAAGGGCGCTGGTATGCGCTGATGGAGTCGGTTGGATTAAGGCCCCGCCTGTGTTTCTGGCGGAGCCTGGCTTTGCAGGGATGGTTGCTGGAACGGATCTGA